Part of the Emys orbicularis isolate rEmyOrb1 chromosome 10, rEmyOrb1.hap1, whole genome shotgun sequence genome is shown below.
GAGTGGACCTGCCTTTTACATGTGAAGACATTAGTTCAGttacaagtgaaatgagttttaCGATCTCAGCCTACTCCTTCAGGGAAACCCTGCAAAAAACAGCTAAATACAGTTCAACACAGTTGGCAGCCTTCCTGAAGAGGGGCCCTGTCCAGGATTGGAATAGCAGGGCACTGCAAGCTAACAAGAGGTTAATTAGCAATGTTTAATATTGAAAAGGGATACCCAGATAGGAAGTTTGGTGTTGGTAAAGTTCAAGGCACATTCACAGAGATGCAGCTTCAGATCACCTGCTGTATCCTCTGTTTTGGCTCAGAGCAGTTCtggttctcatttaaaaaaaaaaaaaaaaggctttattTGAAATACTCCACAGTTTAGAAATTTCATGGGACACCTTTCATGCCCTCAGCTGTGTACCTCCCAGATGTGCAcgttctcttctccccaccctctcccATGGCCCGCTTTCCTGTATCTAGGCTCTGGTATGGGGTGAGTACTAGTTGTTTCCCTTCTTCCTGAAGGATCTATGTGAGAGGCATGAGAAGGGAGTACTGCACAAACACCAGCGAGCTTTGCACAAGTACAGCATGATGAAGAAGCAGATGATGAGTGCCACTGTGCAGAACAAGGAGCCAGAGTCCGTGGAACAGCTGGAGTCACGAATTGTGGAGGTAGGGCAGATGTTTCTGTGTGTGGGAGTGATGGGTAGCATGTGTGTTGGATGGAAACCTCTTCCTAATACTGCCATAATGTGGCTTATCAGTGCTTTTGGAACAGGCAGAAAGGGTCACCCATAGATCTTGGTCTTATTCAAATTAATTGCTGTGCTGTAAAGAATTTGCATTTGTTCTACTGAACACTTACTGCTGGTGTTTGGTATCCAAAACAAGGTGGTCCAATATAGCTGCCTGTAGGAGGTGCAGAAATGCACAGTCTGCATGGTGGAAAGTGCTTGCTATGTGACCTCTCCAGTTGCTGCAAGCAAAATGGGCACAGGACTGCGTTTTTGATTTTTGGTAAGTGCTTGAGTTACAGGGTAGAGAGGAGAACTTGTGCTCTGCTGGTGTGAGTGGACACTGAGGATGATGCATTTCTTCTGCGACTCTTGCATCACCCTTCTGGGCAATGAGGTTAACTGGGTTTTTTGTGTCTCAGCAAGAGAATGCCATCATGACCATGGAGCTGCGGAATTACTTTTCTTTGTACTGCCTCCACCAGGAGACACAGCTAATCCATATCTACCTGCCTCTCACTTCCCACATCTTGGGAGCTTTTGTCAACTCCCAGATCCAGGGCCATAAAGAGGTAAGTTCTTCAGTCATCTTGCCTCCCTTTCCCCAGTTGAAAATACGTATTTGAgctgtttgtttttccctctttctCAAAGAGTGGGGCTGTCCTTGGGAAGGTGGTGCTGACAAACCCAGGGGAAGTGtaagtgtgtatgtgtattttttCCAGTCCCCGCACTTCCCAGGGTGACTTTAGCTTTGGAGCTGTCTGAGATAATCATCTGTGGAATGCTGGGTTATTCAATTGTGGATGCTGTATATTTGCTAGATGGATTTGCTTTTTTGCTTTGTGTTAAACAGAAATTATATAGCAAGAAAAAGGACCTAATACAGGGGaggacaaactacggcccgtgggccgcatctGGCCCATCAGagcttttaatccggcccttgagcttcATTGCCCCACTCCGGCCAGGGAGTGGAGTTTGGGGCTTGCTCCGCTCCAGCGCCCtgatcctgctccccagcaggagggagggcagggggagtggggcaagcccccgaccccgctcactggctggagcactggtggcGGAGTGGAGCAAGTGATGGGGTGGATGATGCCCTGGATGATGTGTGTGTGGACCACGGCCCACCCAGACCCACCTGTGGCTACGTCCTGGCACAGCATGTCTTTtcggattaaaaaaaaacattgtcaTCACAGCTCTTcgttcatggcctgccatacaatttccatacccagatgtggccctcaggccaaaaagttcccccccttctcccccccgctCTAACAGGTTGCCTTGTTATGTGTTTAAATAAATCATTCAGCATTTCCTAGGTTCAGACTTCTTTCCATGCATTGCTTCATGGaaatgtgtgttgggggagacAGTTTCAGTGGAGGGCTCTAACCAAGCCTTCAAAACTCTGTCTCTTCCCTGCCTGCCTATTTTGGTAAGGATGACAGGATCTTCAGAGAGCTGCATTAAAGCACCAGTTTGGTGGAGAGGTGCTCTGGATTTACTGGTTTTCCATATAACATTTCTGCATTGGCTTTTGACCAACCTCCAACACAGCTTAGTGCTACCATGAACTCAGACCTTTGAGTGTGCTGTGTGACAAGGTGATGACCCACCAAGCTGTTTTGCTTTCTCTCCTCTAGATGAGTAAAGTTTGGAATGAACTGAAGCCAAAGTTGAGCTGCCTGTTTGTGGGACCCCACAACATGCCAACACCACCATTGTCACCCCCAGAGGGCAACTTCTTTGCCAATTAACGCTCTGAGATCTGACACTGACCAAGTCGAAGTGTGGTCAAGAGTGTGACCTCTATCTCCAGATATTAAAAGGAATCCTCCAAACAGCTATTTTTATACTGCTGCTTTGAGCTGCTCTCTGACTTATGGACAGACTGGAAACCGAATCAcatacagagaaagagagagaccatcTCCtgatttttgttctttattttgaAGTGCCTTGGGGCACGACTGAGATTCATTGCCCCAGAGGCCCTCTGCCTAAGGACTGGAAGTGGCTTGGTACATCACGTGCTGCAGTTCAGCTGTTGCTGAAGTCTCATGCTGCTCATACTAACTACCCTCTTACAGCTATCAACACATATACTGGCCAATGTGTAAAGTGCTGAGTCGCACAGGGTGTCTGAAGCATTCCTTGCTATTTAAGCTTGGGGCCCAACCTAGAGGCATATGTGGGTAAGGAGAGCTGAAGGCTAGCCTCCCTTTCTCCCCAGGTTCATTGGTTAGATGTTTGATTTCATATTGCTAGATCCACATGCAAAACAGGGGGAAACTTCTGGTTGGCTCTCTAGCTCTGCTGGGTGGGTCAGTGCTGGATGTGATGTTTCCCAGTGTGGGAGTTGAACTCATGTcacaggagagcacagggcaTATTTGCTCATGAATGGTAATGTGTGGCCAAAGATGACCTTGCTGAACAGCATTTCTTACGGGAGTCTGCCAGTCACATGTGTAGAAAATAGCTGATTGAAACTACGATACATCCCTTAGAAAGGGATAACTTTTCATACTGTTGAAGCAGGGCAGTTCTGGGGTGATCAACTTTCCTGGGAAGAGCTGGAGTCTTCACTCCTGGGTGTCTGTTACACGCTGGTATCCTCAGAGGACGGCTGCCTGTAAGATCCCAAACTGGCTAAGGCTGATGTTCCCTCTGATCTACTATCAATTGTTACATAACCAGGACAGGACTGAAAATGTTCAGTTCATCAGCAAGAGTCAGTATTTATCATGGTGATGCTGCCACTCTTTTCTGGCAGTACCACCATGATCATCGTCTCTTGAAGATGAAGACAAACGCCTTGAGGTGAAGGAGGCAATAAGCTTCAAGTGAGTGAAAAGGAAACACACTGACTAGGAAGAATGAGCTGTCAAATTTGGACCATAATTATTTCCCTATTCTAGGTAACTTGCCCATGAAAGGGGGATATATTCAACTTCTCTAATTTTAGAATTCTGATTCTTATATATAGTGTTGGCTAGTTTCTGCTGCAAGAGGAACTAGGATTGAAATAACCAAAGTTACTTGACATATGTCAATAAGCTAATCAGTGTTCTGGTGTCTGGGACAGGCAGGACCCTTCCATCTTTGAGAAATCACCACTGTGGGACAGGGGCTACACTAGATTGTCCTACATAGGACACtgagtttgtctacactgcaatcatcaGATGTGACTACAGCATGTGTAGGCATAGCCAAGCTCGCTTTACTCTAGCTAGCTCAGCTACTGGGAAAGTGAAGCCCTGGCAGTGCACAATTCAGCGCTGACTGTACAAATGTGTCCAGAACCCAGGTAATTACTTGGATGACTAGCCCGTGCTGAAACCAATGCTGCTCTTGCTTCACTCCTACTCACACACAAGCTAGCTTGATTAAACTAGCTATGTGAACTGCAGCCACACTCTATTAATGCAGTGTAAATGTGCCCGGTGTGTGTCGATTTCTTGGTGCTGGGGCTAGGGAGAGCTGTGGCTTTTGACACTCTTAAAGGGGTGAATGTAAAAACAGGTCTTACACAGAATGCTTTGCTTGTTGCGTGTTAGCAGCTTAAGTGCTAACTCTTTCTAATGCTTGCTCAAAATGTTTCCCTTGCAACTAATCTACCATGCTTTGCAAGAGCCTGAGACAGGTGCTAGCGAATCTTTGGCAGAGAATACAAAGCAATACAGAAGAGATTCTATTCACAAaccaggacaaattgctaagacCATAAATGTATGTACAGTGTAATAATAAACCACCATCCTGAGTGGTAGACAGGAAACATTTCTCCACTTGACCTTGTTTAGACTAGGAAGATAGGTTGTTTTATGTTAGCTTACATTACATTTTAATGTGATTTTAAACACTAGTGCAGACAGTatcaatgcttttaaaaatgtgttgccTGGTTGTGGTCAACCCCAGCTCCTGCGCCCCCAgcataaatctttttatttttttggtaatcAAAGAGTAgtttatttgtttaatttaacaGTAGACAATCAAAATAAGAAAATGCTGTACATTGTCTTGGAAAAGTTTGGATCTCCCATATAATCAAATGGGGAGCTGCGTTGCCTGTATCAGTTGTCTGATAGAGGGTGATCGTCAGCATAGCAAAGAGTTGGCTCTAGTAGAAAGAAACTTTGCCCTTTTCACAGTTATAAAAAGCCTGAAAGTGTAACAACTATTTCTAAACTCTTAAGCGCATATTAAATAGTTAGCTGTCCAAGGGATAACTGCTCATTGCTGTTCTTTAAGCAGCAGCCCTTTCAGGCTCTGCCTGTGGAATTCAGTAGGATAATCAGCTTTATATATGTCACAGGCTTAACCTATcttaaaaagaaatgtttaatTGGAGTGGCTCTGAGTGAGAATACATCCATTCGTGCAGTCGCCTTGTCCTAGCCCCTGAATGAACACAGGGATGAGCATACACTGCTTCACCGAGGACTGCAGTTGCCGTTCAACAACATCTGCTGTTTTGGGCAGCTTTCAAGAGAGAATGAGTGCCTCGTGTTCATATACCTGATACAGCCAATGCCACATCCTGGGGGACTGCCCTGGTTACTACTCCCTCTGTGGAGCATCTTCCTCTCATATTGTGGTTCATACAAGCTTTAACTTGCAAACCTTTTTTTATAGACTTAGCCATTCTGGTCTGAAAGCCAAATGGTGGTGGCATGACTACTTCCAGCAGCAGAGAAGGGGCTTCTGCACTTGTATTCTCCTCTCAGTTTAGGGTCAATGCAGTTTGCAGAGATAGCGTCTATTTCAACTTCTCTGCTGTGGAAGAGTGCAGGGTAGAAaagtccaactgacttcagttCTCTATGTGCCATATGCAATGTAGAGGAAAGAGAACCAGCTGCTTCCATGGTCCATGCTATGTTCAGACTAACAAACAGAAATAGTGAAAACAAAACATAATGCATTGAATAAGCAGTTTCCAACACCAGAGCTGGTAGGGCATTAGCTTGCCAAATTTTCTGATAACTGGAATTAGTTTTGAATTGATGTTAAGCACAACAGGAAATGAGTTCAACAGGGCATGCCAGTTAGCCAAGACCTGCTGCTGCTGTAAGCTCTAGCACCAAAGAGTTCATGTGTCTTTCTGAATGGAAGCTTTCTCTGCACATATTGACCTCATGGGGGCTTCCACCCATTTGCGATGTGACTTTGTAGATAAGGCATCCAGACTTATAATTTTCAGTGCAAGTGTCTCTGCACCAGAATGTCTTGAAGAAGCCAGGTCTGTAGATGAGTATGAAGCCGGAGAGGAGAACCTGACTCTTCAGTACAGAAATTAGTTTCCTTTCCACCAAAAGAGCCATGTAGCCTGCCTTTCCTATTGCCACCACTGTTTCTAACCGGAAGGGGACAACATGTGGTGCCCACTCTGACCAGCTGCACAGAAgggtttacagatggggaaacttccCAAAATATcaatctctctttcccccccccccccttacctgtGACTTGCTGATGGGATCACTATGTTTAAACAGTGCCTTGCTCTCTTCTTGTCTCTGCTCCATCTGCTCTTCCTTTTTGATCATCCATGGAAGTCACTGCTGAATTTGTAACAGGCTAGCTGCACAAGTTCAAGACTGTGACTTTACTGAAAGATGAAGCAGCAGCTCAAGTGAGGACAGAATTCAAAATACTGGTCTCTGCAATAGTATCAGAGGGAATAGAGTGTTTGTAATACAGAATGAATGGCAGGGGTACAAGGCACGAACTCTTATCCTTTGCCTTCAAGCCAAGGCTTGCCACGTGCATGAGGAATGGCACTTTGACTAGTACAGACTATTCAGAGCAGCTGGACGGAGATAGGAAGAGGCAGGCTTGGTTGGAGGATGTGAATTTTACCTGCTTGGGAAAATCCTGTATCTTTGCTTTGCTCAAATAGTCTTATGTATGAAGCACTTTATCAAACTGCAGGAATTAGAAAACTATTACTACAGCTGATAGACTGGAAATGTTTACAGATTATATTACATTCCAAGATTCTATCTccaatgtgtttaaaaaatatgtatttgtaaGACAAAAAAAAACTTGTATAAGAAGTTTAAGAGTGGCTTTATTATTTCTGGTATGGACTGATTAAACTCATTGCCCTGCATGCTGAGTTGGGAGCAGACCCAAGCCCGGTACGGCTCACCTGCTGCTGTCCTGGGGTGAAACCTATTACAAAGCCCCTGCTGAAGGTTCTGAGCTTTATAGCACTTGTTCACTTGTCAGCATGAACAGTTGAGCAGGAGGGACAGTTAATAACCATTTAAACAGTGAATGAATAGTTAAGGTTAAGAGAAATGAGAACCTGGGCAGGGCCTAAGCAATGCTATGCAACCACATTGCTTTATTTTACCCATTGCCACAACCTCCTGCTGCTTTGAGAGGAAAAGAACTAGAGCCATGCACAGTTCcatgcccagcctccccaaaaTGCTCCACCCTCAGCTGGCCCTGAATAAGAGGAAGCAACACACTGTCCCAGTTTGGAGGATGGGTGGGGAAGAGAATTAAGGGGAGTGCTAGTTCCAGTGCTGTAGCACTGTAATAGTTAACCACTTTCTTCACAGAAAGTGGTTAACTATTACACTCCAGTCTCTATGCTGCCTGGGGGCAGGTCTCCTGCTTCTGGACTATTTTTAAGGGCCTTTCAGAAATCATCTTGTCACTTCCCTGGAACATGAATCAGACCGTGAATCCTATATTCATTTTAGTATTTTAATGTAAAAGAGGGCCATCTGAGAAGGAACAGATTATTGATCTAACTGTTAAAGGAGAAGGGATACCATTGAATTATGGGAGTCATTACCAAGCCATAACTGAAACACCCCACACCTTGGAACTGCACCAGCACAAGAACTGCTGTCTTTTGTTCTCCCTCAAGAGAAAAGCCACTTTTTCTCCTCCACCCATCCAGTAGATAAGTCTCCTCTGCTGAGAAAGGAGCGCATTGCATAAAATGGCCACTACTATGGCATGTTAACACCTAATAGTTGGGGCCTGGCCCAATATGGGCAATGATGTATTTGGTGAGGGCGGAATGCTGCTGTTTCCTCTTAAACCTCCTCCACTTGTCTCAGCGTGTGCTCCAGAATAGTGTCTAGCCCCTGGAACTTAAAATAGCCCTGGAACGACTTCTTTTGGAGCAGTAGGGGGAACCAGTAGACATCATCTGGCCACATGTGACTGAAAGGCACCTGATCCAGTTGAAACCACTGCGGACGCATTTCTAAAATAGGAAGAATAAAGAGGTTTGGGTAAACTTATTTCACTGCTCTTTTGTTTTGATGCTGGGTGTCCTAGGAGGGAAGGAAAGCACTTCCAACAACTATGATCCATAGGCCTGCACAGCTAGCTGGCTTCCTTATGGAGGGATTGTAGGGGGAAATTGTCCAGAGGAAGAAGCAGGACTCAGGGAGGCAATGGGCTGCTAATGTTGCTCAGACAACACAGCCCTACTCAGCCACCACCCGCTTTCTAGTAAACGCTGGCAGGACGCTTCTGGTCAGGAGAATGAGGGCTGAGAGTCCAAAACTAATattgagggtgtgggggggagagtaaTTCAATGTGCATCATAGAGGCCCACATAAGTATGGGACCAGCATCACCCCTTCTCCACATATGCTTTTAAGTATTAGGAAATAGGGGCAAACAAATCTTTGTGCTGCCACTTGCCCTGTGCTCCTACCATCACTTTCTGTTGGCTCTCCATGAAAGCTGTCTGTCCGGAAGATGTGGACTTCCATGAGCTCAGAGTTACCTACAAACTCGAAGGTGATCTGACCTATCTTCTGCAAGTTGTCTACGGTCAATCCGctctcttccagcagctccctgcaagAGGGACAGATATCTTTGCATGAGGGTGAGCAG
Proteins encoded:
- the NUDT1 gene encoding oxidized purine nucleoside triphosphate hydrolase: MFTSKLFTLVLVVQPQRVLLGMKKRGFGAGRWNGFGGKVQAGETIEQAAHRELLEESGLTVDNLQKIGQITFEFVGNSELMEVHIFRTDSFHGEPTESDEMRPQWFQLDQVPFSHMWPDDVYWFPLLLQKKSFQGYFKFQGLDTILEHTLRQVEEV